A window of Quercus robur chromosome 12, dhQueRobu3.1, whole genome shotgun sequence genomic DNA:
ACTTAGATATGTTCCAAGAGAATGTCCAGCCCCAATCATGGCCTCAACAACCTTCACCACCTTTGCATATGAATTTGATCTGATTAAAATGCCTATCAAGGAAAGATATGCAGTTCTCTCAATTATTATTCCCATTCTTAAACTATATTTGAAGGCCAATAAAGCACCACTGCGTCTTCCATGACCACAATTTTCTTTGATGATTGCTGAGATAATTGCAGAATCCAATTGCATATTCTTATCCATAATCCCAGTAAGTAGGCGGTCAATGGCTACAAGATTTCgctttttcaagaaaatcagtAAAAGCCCTCTGTCTATGCCATAAGAAGTGTCAGAAGCCCTTGGTCTAATCTCAAATGCCTCCTCCTTGCTGATACACTCTATAGAAAAATGAGGATTAACTTCCCTGAGAAGCACTGTACTCTTGCCAGAACTTTTTAAGGCTTCCAGTGCTTCCAGAAATACAGGATAACGCAGAACAAGGCGGCTTTCTTTCATATACTGAAGGATTAGAGTTAAAGCCCTTGTCTCCCCAGCTTTGGAACATTTCTCAACCAATATATTGCATGCAGCTTTATCAGGTTGTATCCCAGCTTCTTGCATTTTGCTAAAAATCTCAAGGGCTTCTTCATATTTTCCTGGAACCCATTACAAAAAGGAATAATTAGCCCCAGCATTTTTAGTACACAATCAGAGAGGTTTTGGGTGTTTTGTATCTGATCCTTCTGGTCAAAGCTATAGGaagttttgctaaaaagagaaaaaaaaagaaattaattatccattcaGGATCTTCATAATCTAGTAAAGACATCCCAAAGTGCTAAAAGCAGGAGCACCCTAAGTGAATATGcaaagaatatatattaaagaaaagtttttttgcCTACGATAATTTATCATGTAACCATGATATTCCTTGCCACTTATTAATTTAAGCAAATAAATTATCTAAACCTTGATTTCACCATTACTTTCATATCATTGTGAATTTCAAAACTGAAAAGTTCAGAATTAATTCATAAGGACAAAATATTGACAGCATTGACTGGTATCATTGTGATGAACAGGAACTGAAAACTACTAAATGAAATTAGAAAGGGTGAGATGATAAAAATGACTCACAATAACAAACTACAATGCTCAAGTAATCTTaaacaaaacataataaaattagTTTGAATTACAGGTTCATGGAAGAAGTCTTTAATTGAACCGATGCCACGTAGCTGAAATGTTGCATACTAAACCCATGCATTTCAAAACAATGAAGACTATATCTGATTTGAATAAATGGGATGTCAACAAGTAGCCAAGTACTCTATAAAATCATCTGCATATAATATCACAAAGGCAGAGCTAAGTGGGTAAATGATTCCTAGAAAGTAGAaatcaattaaatataaataagtaGAGTGCatagttttagattttattttagtaaagTATATTATTAAAGTTATTTGCTCCAAGCAAAGTAAGCACCCAGGTAGACAATTTAACAAACAATTGAAGTGCACCAAGGATACAAAGAAGTATAGCACTCACCAGAACCCACAAGGTACTCCATTAAGATAGTGTAAGTATGACAAGTTGGAGAAAACCCAGATCGAAGCATCTCCTTGTAAACCTCAGTAGCCTCTTTAGCTCTGTTATTATCAAACAGAAGCTTCATATAAGCAGTATAGGAAACAACAGTGGGAAAACAACCATTACCCTTCATTTCTTCCCACACTTTGATTGCCCCATCAACATCACCACAACTAGAAAGCCAATGCATCAACGAAGTGTAAGTCACAGCATCAATCTTCAACCCCTTCTCTTGCATTTGTTCAAAAACATGCTTCATTGAAGCAACCCTCCCAGCTTCTCCAAAAATGTCAAGCATGGTTGTGTAAGTAAACTGGTCGTGCTTAAACCCTTTTAGCTTTGAAGCCCAGTTGAAAAAAAGCCAGGCTTTTTCCATTGGTGGATGGGTTTTGAGAACTTGATTGACTGTGTAAGAGTCCCATCTTATAGAAGAGAGATTGTCTAGCTCTTGTTTAGCAGAATCCCATGTTGAATACTTCAAAAGTTTGTATATTTTTCCCACTGTGTCTCTCATATATTCTTTGGGGTTGTCAGTTTCTTCGTTGTTAACTGATTTGAAAGGTTTCTTAGTCTTTCTGTTATAGAAATTGGTAatgggtttgttttgtttgtgttggcGAAGGGAATGTAGGAGTTTAATCGAACTGTTTCGATAACGAAGAGGCTGAACACCACGGATAGAGAAATAGAAGgcaatttttttgagaaatccaTGGGAATCGTTTGTGTTGCGcatgaattacaattttacgAGGTGGAACACGTAAGAAGGTGACAACAATGGCAGATGTGAAGATGAAAATGCTGCGCAAACCAAAAGACCAAAAATGCAAACGTCACCGTTAATGGACTGAGAACTGTTAAAGAGTGTTGGAATGAAACGACTCGTTTTGGCAGACCAAGTTATACTAAAACGACGTCATTTTAAAAGACCTGctgagctttaaaaaaaaaaaaaaattaaaaatctataGTTTTTCCCCCTTGTTGAGATTGGTTTAAAATATTTACTTTAAGAAAATGATGCCAAAGGCTGTTTGGTTTGGGTGGAAACTGAATTATAAAACTCGGTTTCCATCACATATAATCCAAAAAACATGGGACTCACAAAAAAGtttgtttgagaaaatttttgaaTAATGGAAGCAacactcataactcaaaaaattgagtttgagtgatgaaattgaaaacacaatttttgggttttcacATTATGGAATATGATTCCTATCCAATTTGTGACATACATGGTTCTCGGCTTTGAAAGTTGGCTCTCCCAATTTCCTTCATTGTAGCCTTTGAGAATTTGTTCTCCTTGTAGTAAATTATTGGCTCCAAGGCTTGGGTTTTCTTTGTAAGGTCTAGATAATTCTTGTGATTGTAGTATTAGGTTCTCTGTTGTGGAATTTCATTCTCCTTATAGCAAATTAAGTGCTTCAAGGCTTGGGTTTCCTTTGTGGGGTCTGGGAAACACTTGAGGTTGTGGTATTAGATCCCTCTATGGAATTTCATTCTCCTTGAAGTAAATAAACTGCTTTAAGACTTCGGTTTTCTTTGTGGGATCTGGGAAACACTTGTGTTTGTAGTATTAGGTTCCCTTATGTGTAATTTCTTGTTTTCCTCATAGCAAATTAAGTGCTTCAAGACTTGGGTTTTCATTGTGGTGTATGGGAAACACTTGTTATGTAGGTAATGGATGATCTTGCAAGTAAGTggaaaatgatttccctttCTCATAGGGAGGGTAAGAGCATGGTTCTATCTACAAGTAAACAGTACTAAGAGTATGTTTTAGCAGCGAAATTTCTAACTAAGAGGAGTGTTAACATTGATGTAGTGGCAAAAACTTTTAGGCCTTTATGGCGTACCACTCAAAAATTTAATGTTAGAGATGCTGGTGAAAATCATCCCCTGTTTGCTTATGAAGTTGAGTCGGACGTTGATAAGGTTTTAATAGGAGAACCGTAGTTTTTTAATAGACATCTTGTTCTACTTCAGCGTTATGATGGAACAAATGCTATGAAGGATTTGCACTtcactacttctttcttttgggTACAAATTCACGGTTtgccattttgtttttttatctcCTGATGTTGCTATTTCTATTGGTGAAACATTAGGAGATGTTCAGCGAATGGATGAGCAATCTGAAATGACTGGAGGTAATTTCTTAAGGGTTAGGGTGGCCATAGATATCTCTCAACCTTTATTgtagaggaaggaaaatttcaATTGAGGATGGTTCGGAGGAGTGGATTTCATTTAAGTATGAACGCCTCCCAAATTTATGCTATTAGTGTGGGAGGATTACTCATGATGATAAGGATTGTGTTCTCTGGCTACGAAGTAAAGGCACTTTGAAATTGGAGGACCAGTAATTTGGACCTTGGATTAGAGCAACCCAATTAAATCCTTCACATAAGTCTGTGGTGGAAGTGTCTGGTTTTGGTGATGATTAAATCAAAAGAACACAATATTATCCTAGAGTTATTAGTGGTAAAAATTCCCTGGCTGGGCTGACTGTGGTTAAGAATGTGATGAAGAGTGGTTGTGATACCTCTAAGTCGAGGTTGCCAGGAAGTTCTACGGTGGTAGTTGCTAGTGATGTTGAGTGGTTAGATGTGCCAATTGTGGAagttattgaaatttcaaataggAGTATGACAGTTACAGAGTTTGAGGAGACATTAAAGGAAATTGATAGGAGCCTTTCTATGGATAGTGAGACTTTGTTAACTAATGGCAAAATCTAGGGGTTACGGTTTctgaaaatagtaaaaaagcATATCTTTTGGTGGCTCCTAATTTAGTGCTAAATAAGCCTCTATCTGTGAAAGAGTTTTGACTCCAGCAAGGATGTGCAAAGACTTGATAAAAATTTGAGTAAACCTACTCCTAAAAATAAGGAAGTTTCTGATTTATCCATCTCATCTTTGGAGAAGGGCAGTACGAGTAGGAAAGGAAAACGTAGTTGGACAAGAATCGCCACAAAGTTTACTCAAGTTGGGGGTGGAGAAAAACTGGATGACTCAGGGTTAAAAAGGACAAATTTTGGAAATGTTCGAGTTACAGACCATGAAAAGAAAGTGAAGTTTAAAGAGTAGACTTCAAAGCTGAGTGTTCTCTTGGCTACTCACCTTAGATCTATAACATCCCAACCTAATtacattattaattttatgggtttataTACTTAGTATTatcttaattattttaagtgAATAAAG
This region includes:
- the LOC126710427 gene encoding pentatricopeptide repeat-containing protein At2g01390, which gives rise to MRNTNDSHGFLKKIAFYFSIRGVQPLRYRNSSIKLLHSLRQHKQNKPITNFYNRKTKKPFKSVNNEETDNPKEYMRDTVGKIYKLLKYSTWDSAKQELDNLSSIRWDSYTVNQVLKTHPPMEKAWLFFNWASKLKGFKHDQFTYTTMLDIFGEAGRVASMKHVFEQMQEKGLKIDAVTYTSLMHWLSSCGDVDGAIKVWEEMKGNGCFPTVVSYTAYMKLLFDNNRAKEATEVYKEMLRSGFSPTCHTYTILMEYLVGSGKYEEALEIFSKMQEAGIQPDKAACNILVEKCSKAGETRALTLILQYMKESRLVLRYPVFLEALEALKSSGKSTVLLREVNPHFSIECISKEEAFEIRPRASDTSYGIDRGLLLIFLKKRNLVAIDRLLTGIMDKNMQLDSAIISAIIKENCGHGRRSGALLAFKYSLRMGIIIERTAYLSLIGILIRSNSYAKVVKVVEAMIGAGHSLGTYLSVLLIYRLGCARRAACAAKIFYLLPDDQKSTAAFTALIGVYFTAGNPDKGLQIYKTMLEKGIYPALGTYNVVLAGLENCGRISEAGFYRKEKKSLQLNSRSQDVSLEEKICDLVFAVDVT